A single genomic interval of Numenius arquata chromosome 14, bNumArq3.hap1.1, whole genome shotgun sequence harbors:
- the AQP8 gene encoding aquaporin-8, with translation MVDIDIKPKPSQPHWYERYIQPCVAELLGSTLFIFIGCLSVVEDVEGTGRLQPALAHGLALGLTIAILGAISGGHFNPAVSLGVWLVGGLNITMLIPYWLSQLCGGVIGAGLAKAVAVTERYMNASGGAFSSITADEQIPSVLVGEIVMTAFLVLVVCMGAVNGKTKTPLAPFCIGFTVTVNILAGGGVSGACMNPARAFGPALVANYWDYHWVYWVGPTVAALLVGVLVRLLLGDWTIRLLLK, from the exons ATGGTGGACATCGACATCAAGCCCAAGCCCTCGCAGCCTCACTGGTACGAGCGCTACATCCAGCCCTGCGTGGCCGAGCTGCTGGGCAGCACGCTCTTCATCTTCATCGGCTGCCTCTCCGTGGTGGAGGAtgtggagggcactgggaggctgcAGCCCGCCCTGGCACAcgggctggccctggggctcACCATCGCCATCCTGGGAGCTATCAG TGGAGGCCACTTCAACCCTGCCGTGTCCTTGGGCGTGTGGCTGGTCGGTGGGCTGAACATCACGATGCTCATTCCTTACTGGCTCTCCCAGCTCTGCGGAGGGGTCATAGGAGCTGGTTTGGCAAAG GCCGTGGCGGTGACCGAGCGGTACATGAATGCCAGCGGAGGAGCCTTCAGCAGCATCACAGCCGACGAGCAGATCCCCTCCGTCCTCGTGGGCGAGATTGTCATGACCGCCTTCCTGGTCCTCGTGGTCTGCATGGGCGCTGTCAATGGGAAGACCAAGACCCCGCTGGCACCTTTCTGCATCGGCTTCACTGTCACGGTCAACATCCTGGCTGG AGGTGGCGTGTCCGGAGCCTGCATGAATCCTGCCAGAGCCTTTGGGCCAGCTCTGGTAGCAAACTACTGGGACTATCACTGGGTTTATTGGGTAGGGCCCACGGTCGCTGCCCTCCTCGTCGGCGTGCTGGTGAG GCTCCTCCTTGGTGACTGGACCATCCGCCTGCTCCTGAAGTGA